A section of the Microbulbifer pacificus genome encodes:
- the ccoN gene encoding cytochrome-c oxidase, cbb3-type subunit I translates to MTTTVAEAGKLPDYDYNIVRQFTIMSVVWGIVGMGVGVLIAAQLAWPALNDIWQPFTHFGRLRPLHTNAVIFAFGGSVLFATSYYVVQRTCQTRLWGGWLIPFTFWGWQVVIVAAAITLPLGYTSSKEYAELEWPIDILIALVWVAYAIVFFGTIMKRRTSHIYVANWFFGAFIITVAALHIVNSIAIPVSALKSYSAYAGTTDAMIQWWYGHNAVGFFLTAAFLGIMYYFVPKQAGRPVYSYQLSIVHFWALISIYVWAGGHHLHYSALPDWTQSLAMIMSVILLAPSWGGMINGIMTLSGAWHKLRTDPTLRFLVVSLSFYGMSTFEGPMMSIKTVNALSHNTDWTVGHVHSGALGWVAMISIGALYHLVPVLWNRRQMYSVSLINAHFWLATVGTVLYIAAMWVNGITQGLMWRAFNADGTLTYSFVESVIASHPGYIVRWLGGTFFVTGMLLMAYNVFRTITDEPKEGEVRDDENLPVAKSV, encoded by the coding sequence ATGACGACAACAGTGGCAGAGGCCGGCAAGTTGCCGGACTATGACTACAACATTGTGCGCCAGTTCACCATCATGTCGGTGGTCTGGGGTATTGTTGGAATGGGTGTCGGCGTACTCATCGCCGCACAGCTGGCATGGCCTGCGCTGAATGATATCTGGCAGCCCTTTACGCACTTCGGGCGCCTGCGTCCGCTGCATACCAACGCGGTAATTTTCGCGTTTGGCGGTAGCGTACTGTTCGCCACTTCCTACTACGTTGTTCAGCGTACCTGCCAGACCCGTCTCTGGGGCGGCTGGCTGATTCCATTCACGTTCTGGGGCTGGCAGGTGGTTATCGTCGCCGCCGCGATCACGCTGCCACTGGGTTACACCTCCAGTAAAGAATACGCGGAGCTGGAGTGGCCGATTGATATCCTGATCGCGCTGGTGTGGGTCGCCTACGCCATCGTGTTCTTCGGCACCATCATGAAGCGCCGCACCTCCCACATCTATGTGGCCAACTGGTTCTTCGGTGCGTTCATCATCACCGTGGCCGCCCTGCATATCGTCAATAGCATCGCGATTCCGGTGAGTGCGCTGAAATCCTATTCCGCCTACGCGGGCACCACCGATGCGATGATCCAGTGGTGGTACGGCCACAATGCGGTGGGCTTCTTCCTGACCGCAGCCTTCCTCGGCATCATGTACTACTTCGTGCCGAAGCAGGCGGGTCGCCCGGTTTACTCCTACCAGCTGTCCATCGTGCACTTCTGGGCGCTGATCTCCATTTACGTATGGGCTGGTGGTCACCACCTGCATTACTCCGCACTGCCGGACTGGACCCAGAGCCTGGCGATGATCATGTCCGTGATCCTGCTGGCGCCGTCCTGGGGTGGCATGATCAACGGCATCATGACCCTGTCCGGTGCCTGGCACAAACTGCGCACCGACCCGACCCTGCGCTTCCTGGTGGTTTCCCTGTCCTTCTACGGTATGTCTACCTTCGAAGGCCCGATGATGTCCATCAAGACCGTGAACGCGCTGTCCCACAACACCGACTGGACCGTGGGCCACGTGCACTCCGGCGCACTCGGCTGGGTCGCGATGATCTCCATCGGCGCCCTGTATCACCTGGTTCCGGTGCTGTGGAACCGTCGCCAGATGTACAGCGTGAGCCTGATCAATGCGCACTTCTGGCTGGCTACCGTGGGCACCGTGCTGTACATCGCCGCGATGTGGGTGAACGGTATTACCCAGGGCCTGATGTGGCGTGCATTCAACGCCGACGGCACCCTGACCTACAGCTTCGTGGAAAGTGTGATCGCAAGTCATCCGGGCTATATCGTCCGCTGGCTGGGCGGTACTTTCTTTGTGACCGGCATGCTTCTGATGGCTTACAACGTCTTCCGCACCATCACCGATGAGCCGAAAGAAGGCGAAGTGCGTGACGACGAAAACCTGCCGGTTGCGAAGAGTGTTTAA
- a CDS encoding FixH family protein translates to MVKRKVQQTANNNTDAPAPWYREPWFWMVMAPLILVVITSFVMVSIAVRHSDDVVSDTYYKESRLYHYSAEQDQHARELNLAGVLLFSPEDKVVTLDLRGDIDYPEKLLLSLSHPVEADLDDHVVLEQVSIGRYRGQVHAPLQHRWYVQVSPEMNPEEFRNAQWRLKGEINFDLGNGVPLKPAVQ, encoded by the coding sequence ATGGTTAAACGAAAAGTGCAGCAGACCGCCAACAACAATACCGACGCGCCGGCTCCCTGGTATCGCGAGCCATGGTTCTGGATGGTGATGGCACCGCTGATATTGGTAGTGATAACTTCCTTCGTCATGGTCTCGATCGCCGTGCGCCACAGCGACGATGTGGTGAGCGACACCTATTACAAGGAGAGCCGTCTGTATCACTACAGTGCGGAGCAGGATCAGCATGCCCGGGAGTTGAATCTGGCCGGTGTGCTGCTGTTTTCACCGGAAGACAAGGTGGTCACCCTGGACCTGCGCGGCGATATCGATTACCCGGAAAAATTGCTGCTGTCCCTGAGCCACCCGGTAGAGGCGGATCTGGACGATCACGTCGTGCTGGAGCAGGTGTCGATTGGCCGCTATCGCGGGCAGGTGCATGCGCCACTACAGCATCGCTGGTATGTGCAGGTGAGTCCGGAAATGAATCCGGAAGAGTTCCGCAATGCCCAGTGGCGGCTCAAAGGGGAAATCAATTTTGACCTCGGCAACGGAGTGCCCCTGAAACCCGCCGTGCAGTAA
- the ccoP gene encoding cytochrome-c oxidase, cbb3-type subunit III, which translates to MSTFWSVWVIVLTLANLGLVTWVLFANRKVAVNDQDDPENRTTGHVYDGIEEYDNPLPKWWFLLFVLTLVFSAIYLVIYPGMGNFKGVGGWSSVGALKADQAKAQAQFKETFGQYVDMPIEKIAESPEALKMGARIFANNCAVCHGADGGGNYGFPNLTDSDWLYGGTPEKILETLHNGRQGMMPPQGPVIGEAGVRDAAEYVLAMNGLEHDAAMAEKGKKIFGTVCMACHGMDGKGNQALGAPNLTDNIWLYGSTREEIQHTIRGGRSNVMPAQKEKLREDKIRLVAAYVYSLSRQDEVQQ; encoded by the coding sequence ATGAGTACATTTTGGAGTGTTTGGGTAATTGTGCTCACCCTCGCCAATCTCGGATTGGTAACTTGGGTTCTTTTCGCAAACCGCAAGGTGGCGGTAAATGACCAGGACGACCCGGAAAACCGCACAACCGGCCACGTTTACGATGGCATCGAGGAGTACGATAACCCGCTGCCCAAGTGGTGGTTCCTGTTGTTCGTACTGACGCTGGTGTTTTCCGCCATTTATCTGGTGATCTACCCGGGCATGGGTAACTTCAAGGGTGTCGGCGGCTGGAGTTCCGTAGGCGCGCTGAAGGCGGACCAGGCCAAGGCACAGGCACAGTTCAAGGAAACGTTCGGTCAATATGTGGACATGCCGATCGAGAAAATTGCCGAAAGTCCGGAAGCCCTCAAAATGGGTGCGCGGATTTTTGCCAACAACTGCGCGGTGTGTCACGGCGCCGATGGTGGCGGCAACTACGGTTTCCCGAACCTGACCGACAGCGACTGGCTGTACGGCGGTACACCGGAAAAAATCCTGGAGACCCTGCATAACGGCCGTCAGGGCATGATGCCGCCGCAAGGTCCTGTGATCGGTGAGGCCGGTGTCAGGGATGCAGCAGAGTATGTATTGGCGATGAATGGTCTCGAGCATGACGCCGCCATGGCAGAGAAGGGCAAGAAGATCTTCGGCACTGTGTGTATGGCGTGTCACGGTATGGACGGCAAGGGCAACCAGGCATTGGGTGCGCCAAACCTGACCGACAATATCTGGCTTTACGGCAGCACTCGCGAAGAGATCCAGCACACCATTCGCGGCGGTCGCAGCAACGTTATGCCGGCCCAGAAAGAAAAACTGCGCGAGGACAAAATCCGTCTGGTGGCGGCCTATGTCTACAGTCTGTCTCGCCAGGATGAGGTTCAGCAGTAA
- the ccoG gene encoding cytochrome c oxidase accessory protein CcoG: protein MSDRIPTREEQDGDGEVRYRMLYESEDKVYIRHIRGVYTRIRKYTGLPLLLAFFFIPWINIDGHQAVHFDLPARQFHILWTTFGPQDGFLLAWLLIISAFALFAVTTWLGRVWCGFTCPQTVWTLMFIWAERVCEGDRSKRMKLDASPWNAEKVLRKSGTHLIWLLISLATALAFVGYFYGIRDLVVDLATFSAHPQGVFWVAFFTFATYMNAGFMREQVCKYMCPYARFQSVMYDKDTLAVYYDARRGEARGPRKKNIDYKAQGMGDCIDCFWCVQVCPVDIDIRDGMQYECINCGLCVDACNSVMDKMEYPRGLIRFTSEDELETGKTNFARPRLFGYGLVLLLMIGAFAYAVSTRSPVQAEVLRDRGARMYRVSQGLVQNVYTVKINNMDQKPHEFSIHIEGREGYDYSLRMQQGIVVNPGEVYSVPIRVSVPQQQLKKTKHDIEIVIQAKDAPELEDRHQTVFIGPK from the coding sequence GTGAGCGACAGAATACCTACACGGGAAGAGCAGGACGGCGACGGCGAAGTCCGCTATCGCATGCTCTATGAGTCTGAAGACAAGGTGTATATTCGCCATATCCGTGGCGTCTACACCCGCATTCGCAAGTACACGGGTCTTCCGTTGTTACTGGCATTTTTCTTTATCCCCTGGATCAACATCGATGGGCACCAGGCGGTTCACTTTGATCTCCCGGCGCGCCAGTTCCACATCTTGTGGACCACCTTCGGCCCCCAGGATGGATTCCTTCTCGCCTGGCTGCTGATCATTTCCGCGTTTGCGCTGTTTGCAGTGACCACCTGGCTCGGTCGTGTCTGGTGCGGGTTCACCTGTCCGCAAACGGTGTGGACGCTGATGTTTATCTGGGCAGAGCGGGTGTGCGAAGGGGATCGCAGCAAGCGCATGAAGCTGGATGCTTCCCCATGGAATGCGGAGAAGGTTCTGCGCAAGAGCGGCACCCATCTCATCTGGCTACTTATCTCCCTCGCCACCGCACTGGCATTCGTCGGGTACTTTTACGGCATCCGCGACCTGGTGGTGGATCTCGCCACCTTCAGCGCCCATCCGCAGGGTGTGTTCTGGGTTGCGTTCTTTACTTTCGCCACTTATATGAACGCGGGCTTTATGCGCGAGCAGGTGTGCAAGTACATGTGCCCCTATGCCCGCTTCCAGTCGGTGATGTACGACAAGGACACCCTGGCGGTCTATTACGATGCCCGTCGTGGGGAAGCCCGCGGTCCGCGCAAGAAAAACATCGACTACAAGGCCCAGGGCATGGGCGACTGTATCGACTGTTTCTGGTGTGTACAGGTGTGCCCGGTGGATATCGATATCCGCGACGGCATGCAGTACGAGTGCATCAACTGCGGTCTGTGTGTGGACGCCTGCAACAGCGTCATGGACAAGATGGAATATCCCCGCGGTCTGATCCGTTTTACCTCGGAAGACGAGCTGGAAACAGGCAAGACAAATTTCGCGCGCCCGCGCCTGTTTGGGTACGGCCTGGTTTTGCTGCTGATGATCGGCGCGTTTGCCTACGCGGTGTCAACGAGAAGTCCTGTGCAGGCGGAGGTATTGCGGGATCGCGGTGCGCGTATGTACCGGGTTTCCCAGGGACTGGTGCAGAATGTCTACACGGTCAAAATCAACAATATGGACCAGAAGCCCCATGAATTCAGCATTCATATCGAGGGCAGAGAGGGTTACGACTATTCACTAAGGATGCAGCAGGGGATTGTGGTAAACCCCGGTGAGGTATACTCCGTGCCCATCCGCGTCAGTGTGCCGCAACAGCAGCTGAAGAAAACCAAGCACGATATCGAGATCGTGATCCAGGCCAAGGATGCTCCCGAGCTTGAAGACCGCCACCAGACGGTGTTTATCGGGCCCAAATGA
- a CDS encoding heavy metal translocating P-type ATPase, producing MTGSSATASTATPSRPETLATSADCYHCGLPVAEGSNYFVQIDGARRPMCCPGCEAVAGAIVAGGLDNFYRFREQSSQRPESAAQSDRWSAYDLPEVQGEFVRDFEPPGRTGQVGALKVSSLLVSGITCAACVWLIEKHLLGIPGVERVSVNASTHRAQVVFDPAQIPVSRLFAALATIGYRPAPATAANSERLILQERRAAMRRLGVAGLGTMQVMMFAIALYFGASKGIEREFEQFFRWVSLIVATPVVCYAAQPFFAAAWRALRSGQLVMDVPVSLAIGLAYGASVYATVFATGEVYFESISMFTFFLLLGRAVEMRARHRAGLASGGLAQLLPLAAQRLCVEGDGAVIKSVPVTALKVGERILLRAGDTIPVDGVVTDGASGVDESILTGESALQQKVVGSSVYAGSVNSDSSLTVEVTAAGKSTRLSAIEKLVERAQLDKPAQVALADRLAGRFIAAVLLIAVAAFVFWWQQAPERAFWIALSVLVVTCPCALSLATPAALAAATLRLQQLGLLVARGHVLETLPTLTRVIFDKTGTLTEGQPRLRAIVPLRTGVSDTDVREIAAALEAHSSHPLARAFQPWIGKRSARELRSVTGRGVSGICSGLNYRLGRADFVQEGFAGATSPLQVPSQPGQWLLLGDTVGPLAWLGLGDEVRESAATSVAQLQDEGLSAELLSGDQSAEVPRLAELTGIETFRAGASPEQKLARLQSLQAGGERLLMVGDGINDVPVLSGADVSVAMMSAADLAQSRADAILLQGDLRALPRAFALARKCRTIIRQNLAWAILYNLVALPLAFLGLVPPWAAAIGMSLSSLIVVVNALRLSRWQPAL from the coding sequence ATGACAGGATCTTCTGCCACGGCTTCTACCGCCACACCCTCCCGTCCAGAGACATTGGCAACCTCTGCTGACTGCTATCACTGCGGTCTGCCGGTGGCCGAGGGCAGCAATTACTTCGTCCAGATTGACGGGGCACGCAGACCCATGTGCTGCCCCGGATGCGAAGCGGTCGCTGGCGCGATCGTCGCCGGTGGCCTAGACAACTTCTACCGTTTCCGCGAACAGAGCAGCCAGCGCCCGGAATCGGCCGCACAAAGTGACCGCTGGAGTGCTTACGATCTGCCGGAAGTACAGGGCGAATTCGTACGCGATTTTGAACCGCCTGGCCGGACAGGGCAGGTGGGGGCACTGAAGGTTTCCAGCCTGCTGGTCAGTGGCATCACCTGCGCCGCCTGTGTGTGGCTGATCGAAAAGCACCTGCTGGGCATTCCCGGCGTGGAGCGGGTTTCGGTCAACGCCAGCACCCACCGCGCCCAGGTCGTGTTTGATCCGGCGCAGATCCCGGTCAGCCGGTTGTTTGCCGCCCTCGCCACCATCGGTTACCGCCCCGCGCCCGCCACCGCCGCCAACAGCGAGCGGCTGATCCTGCAGGAGCGGCGCGCGGCCATGCGCCGCCTGGGGGTGGCGGGACTCGGTACCATGCAGGTGATGATGTTTGCCATTGCCCTGTACTTTGGTGCCAGCAAGGGCATCGAGCGCGAGTTCGAGCAGTTCTTCCGCTGGGTGTCGCTGATCGTGGCGACGCCGGTGGTGTGCTATGCCGCACAACCCTTCTTTGCCGCCGCCTGGCGGGCGCTGCGCAGCGGCCAGCTGGTGATGGATGTGCCGGTATCCCTGGCCATCGGTCTCGCGTACGGCGCCAGTGTATATGCCACGGTGTTTGCAACCGGTGAGGTGTATTTCGAATCGATTTCCATGTTCACCTTCTTCCTGCTGCTGGGGCGCGCGGTGGAAATGCGCGCGCGACACCGCGCGGGACTGGCCAGCGGCGGCCTGGCCCAGTTGCTGCCGCTGGCGGCACAGCGGCTGTGTGTTGAGGGCGATGGCGCGGTGATCAAATCTGTGCCGGTAACGGCGCTGAAGGTTGGTGAACGCATACTGCTGCGGGCGGGGGATACGATTCCGGTCGACGGCGTGGTGACTGACGGGGCCAGCGGGGTTGATGAGTCCATACTCACCGGCGAGTCCGCACTGCAGCAGAAGGTGGTTGGCAGCTCGGTCTATGCCGGCAGTGTAAACAGTGACTCTTCACTGACTGTGGAGGTGACGGCCGCGGGCAAGAGTACGAGGCTCTCGGCAATCGAAAAGCTGGTGGAGCGGGCGCAGCTGGACAAGCCTGCGCAGGTGGCACTGGCGGATCGCCTCGCCGGGCGCTTTATCGCGGCGGTGCTGTTAATTGCTGTCGCGGCTTTCGTGTTCTGGTGGCAGCAGGCACCGGAGCGGGCCTTCTGGATTGCGCTGTCGGTGCTGGTGGTGACCTGCCCCTGTGCGCTGTCCCTGGCGACGCCGGCGGCGCTGGCCGCGGCAACCCTGCGCTTGCAGCAGCTGGGGCTCCTGGTCGCACGGGGGCATGTGCTGGAAACGCTGCCAACCCTCACCCGGGTGATTTTTGACAAGACCGGAACCCTCACCGAGGGGCAGCCGCGGTTGCGGGCGATTGTGCCGCTGCGCACCGGTGTGAGCGACACCGACGTGCGCGAAATTGCTGCCGCGCTGGAGGCCCACAGCAGCCACCCGTTGGCGCGCGCTTTCCAACCGTGGATCGGAAAGCGCAGTGCGCGGGAGCTGCGCTCGGTCACCGGTCGCGGGGTGTCCGGTATCTGCAGTGGCTTGAACTACCGTCTCGGGCGTGCCGACTTTGTGCAGGAAGGCTTTGCCGGTGCCACATCGCCGCTGCAGGTGCCATCGCAGCCAGGGCAGTGGCTGCTGTTGGGAGATACTGTTGGGCCCTTGGCCTGGCTGGGGCTCGGCGATGAAGTGCGCGAGAGCGCGGCGACATCGGTCGCGCAGCTGCAGGATGAGGGGCTCTCGGCGGAACTGCTGAGCGGCGACCAGTCTGCGGAGGTTCCGCGCCTGGCGGAGCTTACCGGCATCGAAACTTTTCGCGCAGGTGCCTCGCCGGAGCAGAAACTGGCCCGTCTGCAATCGTTGCAGGCGGGCGGTGAGCGGTTGCTGATGGTGGGTGACGGCATCAATGATGTGCCGGTGCTGTCCGGTGCGGATGTGTCGGTGGCGATGATGTCGGCAGCGGATCTGGCGCAATCGCGAGCCGACGCCATCCTGCTGCAGGGGGACCTGCGCGCACTGCCCCGGGCCTTTGCTTTGGCGCGCAAGTGCCGCACAATTATTCGCCAGAATCTGGCCTGGGCCATTCTCTACAACCTGGTGGCGCTGCCACTGGCGTTCCTCGGCCTGGTACCGCCGTGGGCGGCGGCGATCGGTATGTCGCTGAGTTCCCTGATCGTGGTGGTCAACGCCCTGCGCCTGTCCCGTTGGCAGCCGGCGCTTTGA
- the ccoO gene encoding cytochrome-c oxidase, cbb3-type subunit II, whose protein sequence is MKNHDIVEKNIGLMIILTVIAISFGALVEIVPQFFVENNREPIAGLKPLGPVALEGRDIYIREGCHVCHTQMVRPLRAEVERYGHYSMAQEHVYEHPFLWGSKRTGPDLARVGGRYSDEWHRAHLYNPRNVVPESIMPSYPWLFDNVVTGDHTAAKMRALRTVGVPYTDEDIASAAKPFVGGRVTEIDALVVYLQQLGTLVQQKR, encoded by the coding sequence GTGAAGAATCATGACATCGTAGAAAAGAATATCGGCCTGATGATCATCCTCACCGTCATTGCGATCAGCTTTGGCGCGCTGGTGGAGATCGTTCCCCAGTTCTTCGTCGAGAACAACCGTGAACCCATCGCCGGCCTGAAGCCGCTGGGTCCGGTGGCGCTGGAAGGTCGCGATATCTATATCCGCGAAGGCTGCCATGTGTGCCACACCCAGATGGTGCGCCCGCTGCGTGCGGAAGTGGAGCGCTATGGTCACTATTCCATGGCGCAGGAACACGTATACGAGCACCCCTTCCTTTGGGGCTCCAAGCGTACCGGTCCGGATCTGGCGCGTGTGGGTGGTCGCTACTCTGACGAGTGGCACCGTGCACACCTCTACAATCCGCGCAACGTAGTGCCGGAATCCATCATGCCGTCTTACCCGTGGTTGTTTGACAATGTGGTAACCGGGGATCACACCGCGGCCAAGATGCGCGCGCTGCGCACCGTGGGTGTTCCCTATACCGACGAAGACATTGCCAGTGCCGCCAAGCCGTTTGTCGGCGGTCGTGTGACCGAGATTGACGCGCTGGTGGTCTACCTGCAGCAGCTGGGTACGCTGGTGCAGCAGAAGCGCTAA
- a CDS encoding argininosuccinate synthase, translating into MSKIDKVVLAYSGGLDTSVIVRWLQDTYGCEVVTFTADIGQGEEVEPARAKAQALGVKEIYIDDLREEFVRDFVFPMFRANTIYEGEYLLGTSIARPLIAKRLIEIANETGADTISHGATGKGNDQVRFELGAYALKPGIKVIAPWREWDLTSREKLMQYCEQHKIPVDFSNKKKKSPYSMDANLLHISYEGGVLEEPWAEAEEDMWRWSVSPEAAPDQPTYITLAFEKGDPVAIDGERMSPATLLEKLNKLGGANGIGRLDIVENRYVGMKSRGCYETPGGTILMKAHRAIESITLDREVAHLKDELMPRYAKLIYNGYWWSPERRMLQAAIDESQAVVNGEVRLKLYKGSVSAVGRRSADSLFDERIATFEDDAGAYNQKDAEGFIKLNALRLRIAAGKGRDLI; encoded by the coding sequence ATGAGCAAGATCGACAAGGTGGTACTGGCGTATTCTGGCGGGCTCGACACTTCGGTGATCGTACGCTGGCTTCAGGATACCTATGGTTGTGAGGTTGTTACCTTTACCGCCGACATCGGTCAGGGTGAAGAGGTCGAGCCAGCGCGTGCCAAGGCTCAGGCCCTGGGCGTGAAAGAGATCTACATCGACGATCTGCGCGAAGAGTTCGTGCGCGATTTCGTGTTCCCGATGTTTCGCGCCAATACCATCTATGAAGGGGAGTACCTGCTGGGTACCTCCATTGCCCGTCCGCTGATTGCCAAGCGACTCATCGAGATCGCCAACGAAACCGGTGCCGATACCATCTCCCACGGCGCGACCGGTAAGGGTAACGACCAGGTGCGCTTCGAGCTCGGCGCCTACGCGCTGAAACCTGGCATCAAGGTGATCGCTCCCTGGCGCGAGTGGGATCTGACCTCGCGCGAGAAGCTCATGCAGTACTGTGAGCAACACAAGATTCCGGTGGACTTTTCCAACAAGAAGAAAAAGTCCCCTTACTCCATGGACGCCAACCTGCTGCACATCTCCTATGAAGGTGGCGTGCTCGAAGAACCGTGGGCTGAGGCCGAAGAAGACATGTGGCGCTGGAGTGTCAGCCCGGAAGCTGCGCCAGACCAGCCCACCTATATCACCCTGGCATTTGAAAAGGGCGATCCCGTTGCCATCGACGGCGAGCGCATGAGCCCGGCGACCCTGCTGGAGAAATTGAACAAGCTGGGCGGAGCCAACGGCATCGGCCGTCTGGATATCGTGGAAAACCGCTACGTGGGCATGAAGTCCCGCGGCTGCTACGAAACCCCCGGCGGCACCATCCTGATGAAGGCGCATCGCGCCATCGAATCCATCACCCTGGATCGTGAAGTGGCACACCTGAAAGATGAGCTGATGCCGCGTTACGCGAAGCTGATTTACAACGGCTACTGGTGGTCCCCCGAGCGCCGCATGCTGCAGGCGGCGATCGACGAGTCCCAGGCGGTGGTCAACGGCGAAGTGCGCCTGAAACTCTACAAGGGCAGCGTGAGTGCCGTAGGGCGCCGCTCCGCCGACAGTCTATTTGATGAGCGCATCGCCACCTTCGAGGACGATGCTGGCGCCTACAACCAGAAAGACGCCGAAGGATTTATCAAGTTGAACGCCCTGCGCCTGCGAATTGCGGCAGGTAAAGGCAGAGACTTGATCTAA
- a CDS encoding cbb3-type cytochrome oxidase subunit 3, with protein MDINILRQISVVLGAVAFLAVCWWAFSPKRRKRFEEDAKLPFADEEQTSDKAAQTRETSTGDEVGKKQEQGQDK; from the coding sequence GTGGATATCAATATTCTGCGGCAGATATCAGTGGTGCTAGGGGCGGTAGCGTTCCTGGCCGTCTGCTGGTGGGCCTTTTCCCCGAAGCGCAGAAAGCGCTTTGAGGAGGATGCCAAGCTGCCATTCGCAGACGAAGAACAAACTTCTGACAAGGCCGCGCAAACGCGCGAAACCAGCACCGGCGACGAGGTCGGTAAGAAACAGGAACAGGGGCAGGACAAATGA
- the rnt gene encoding ribonuclease T, with product MTPAEAPTGPKSLLAQRFRGFLPVVLDLETAGFNARTDALLEVSAVILNMDEDGTLYPEETHSFHIEPFEGANIEQSALDFIGVDLESPERDAWPEEIALPELFRQIRRAIKSHSCTRAIMVAHNAHFDLGFINAAVNRCGLKRNPFHPFSCMDTATLSGLAYGQTVLAKACQTAGIAFDNSAAHSAEYDAEKTAELFCGIVNRWRDLGGWPLLAQPEDDIPADE from the coding sequence GTGACCCCAGCAGAAGCTCCCACCGGCCCCAAATCCCTCTTGGCTCAGCGATTCCGCGGTTTCCTGCCGGTCGTGCTGGATCTCGAGACCGCGGGATTCAATGCCCGCACGGATGCCCTGCTGGAGGTTTCCGCGGTCATCCTGAATATGGATGAGGACGGCACCCTCTACCCGGAGGAGACCCACAGCTTCCATATCGAACCTTTCGAGGGTGCGAACATCGAGCAGTCGGCGCTCGACTTCATCGGTGTTGACCTCGAGTCACCAGAGCGCGATGCCTGGCCAGAGGAGATTGCACTGCCGGAGCTGTTCCGCCAGATTCGTCGCGCGATCAAGAGTCACAGCTGCACCCGCGCCATCATGGTGGCGCACAACGCGCATTTCGATCTCGGCTTCATCAACGCCGCCGTCAACCGCTGCGGACTGAAGCGCAACCCGTTCCACCCCTTCTCCTGTATGGATACCGCCACGCTTTCCGGTCTCGCCTACGGGCAGACGGTGTTGGCGAAGGCCTGCCAGACTGCCGGGATCGCCTTCGACAACAGTGCCGCACACTCCGCCGAATACGATGCGGAAAAAACCGCTGAACTGTTCTGCGGTATCGTCAATCGCTGGCGCGACCTGGGTGGCTGGCCGCTGTTGGCGCAACCGGAAGACGACATCCCCGCGGACGAATAA
- the pyrC gene encoding dihydroorotase, whose translation MDSRQQITLRAPDDWHIHLRDGAALARTVGDAARQFRRAIIMPNLVPPVVNAEDALAYKARIEDAVPAGNVFTPLMVIYLTDKTTPKIVQQAHAAGVVAAKLYPAGATTNSDSGVTDITNIYPALEAMQSCGMKLLLHGEVTTSDIDIFDRERVFIENILGRVVEDFPSLKIVLEHITTAHAAEFVANARTGVAATITAHHLLYNRNHMLVGGIRPHYYCLPILKRSIHQDALIEAATSGSPKFFLGTDSAPHAQGKKEAACGCAGCYTAFSAIELYAEAFERAGKLDKLEGFASEFGPDFYELPRNSDTITLVREPWTLPSGLPMGADALIPLAAGETLNWRLL comes from the coding sequence GTGGACTCCAGACAACAAATTACCCTGCGCGCGCCTGATGACTGGCACATTCACCTGCGGGATGGCGCCGCCCTCGCGCGCACGGTTGGCGATGCCGCCCGGCAATTCCGCCGCGCCATCATCATGCCGAATCTGGTTCCACCGGTGGTCAATGCCGAAGACGCGCTGGCCTACAAGGCCCGCATCGAAGACGCAGTGCCCGCGGGAAATGTATTTACCCCGCTGATGGTTATCTACCTGACGGACAAGACCACGCCCAAAATCGTACAGCAGGCCCACGCCGCCGGTGTCGTCGCCGCCAAACTGTACCCGGCCGGCGCCACCACCAACTCCGATTCTGGCGTTACCGATATCACCAACATCTATCCTGCGCTGGAAGCCATGCAGTCCTGCGGCATGAAGCTGCTGCTGCACGGAGAGGTCACCACCAGCGATATCGATATCTTCGATCGCGAGCGTGTGTTTATTGAGAATATTCTCGGCCGCGTGGTAGAGGACTTCCCGAGCCTCAAAATCGTGCTCGAGCACATTACCACCGCCCATGCGGCGGAATTTGTGGCAAATGCCCGCACAGGGGTTGCCGCAACCATTACCGCACACCACTTGCTGTACAATCGCAATCACATGCTGGTGGGCGGAATTCGCCCCCACTATTACTGCCTGCCAATCCTGAAGCGCAGCATCCATCAGGACGCGCTGATTGAAGCGGCGACCAGCGGCAGCCCGAAGTTCTTCCTCGGTACCGATTCCGCCCCGCACGCCCAGGGCAAAAAGGAAGCCGCCTGTGGCTGCGCCGGTTGCTACACCGCGTTCAGTGCCATTGAACTGTATGCGGAGGCCTTCGAGCGCGCGGGCAAACTGGACAAACTGGAAGGTTTCGCCAGCGAATTCGGTCCCGATTTTTACGAATTGCCGCGCAACAGTGACACCATTACCCTGGTGCGCGAGCCGTGGACTCTGCCCAGCGGGCTGCCGATGGGTGCGGACGCGCTAATTCCGCTGGCCGCGGGTGAAACGCTTAACTGGCGACTGCTCTGA